The genomic interval AGGAGACCCACTTTGAACTACCGGGTCAAACCAAATTCTACCGAGGTAAAGTCCGCGATGTATATACGATTAACGACGATTTGCTCGTCATGGTCGCCAGCGACCGTATCTCGGCTTTTGATGTTGTCTTGCCTAAAGGAATCCCCTACAAAGGACAAGTGCTCAATCAAATCGCTGCGAAGTTCATGCGCGCTACTGAGGACATCGTCCCCAATTGGTTGCTGGACACTCCAGACCCTCAGGTAGCTGTCGGTCAGAAAGCAGAGCCCTTCAAAGTCGAAATGGTCATTCGCGGATACATGTCTGGACACGCTGCTCGAGAGTATGCTGCCGGAAAAAGATTGCTTTGTGGTGTTCCGATGCCGGAGGGAATGAAGGAAAATGACGCCTTCCCAGAACCCATCATTACTCCAGCCACAAAGGCAGAAGAGGGGCATGATGAGGACATCAGTAGAGAGGAGATTATTGATCGTGGCATAGTTGTTGAAAGTGACTATGTGCAGCTGGAAGACTATACGCGCCGGTTGTTTGCCCGAGGTACAGAAATGGCCAGGGAACGGGGGCTCATCTTAGTGGATACTAAGTATGAATTCGGAAAACTTGAAGACGGCACAATTGTGTTGATCGATGAAATCCACACCCCAGACTCGAGTCGATACTTCTATGCCGAAGGGTATGAAGAGCGACAGGCGCGAGGTGAAAAGCAAAAGCAATTATCGAAGGAATTCGTGCGCCAATGGTTAATCGCCGGAGGCTTCCAGGGCAAAGAAGGTCAGGTCATTCCGGAAATGACCGCCGATTACGTTGCCTCCGTAAGCGAACGCTACATCGAGCTCTACGAGCAGATTACCGGTGAGCGTTTTGAAAAGGCGGATACCACCCAGGTGGAAGAGCGTGTCGAGCGAAATATTCGGGAGTTCCTGGCACAATAGGAACACGAAAACACGAGAAGAGATGAAGAAGTGGATGATGACCTTAGCGGTCGTGTTGATGATCGCAGGAACGGCGCAAGCCCAGGTATTTCAAATCGGAGCCCGAGCGGGAATCAATAGAGCAGATGTAACTGCAGATGAGATTCTGGACATGGGCGATGATTTAGAGCAAAAATTGACGAGTGGAACTCAAGACTATGGCTACCACCTAGGACTGTACACGCGATTCAAATTGTTGGGATTGTACATTCAGCCAGAAGCCTTGTTCACCAAGCTGAATACGGAGGTGACTATTGACGAATACGAAAATGGGGTGCCTACAGGAAACACCGAAGATGCGAGAATCAGCTATACTCGCTTGGACTTTCCTATCCTCGCCGGCTTGAAACTAGGTCCAGTGCGCGTGAATGCAGGGCCCGTAGCGAGTCGCGTCATCACCAATGAAACAGAAGGGATTAGTATCACCTTACAGGACGGAACCTACTGGGGCTACCAAGCGGGTATTGGATTTGATATCTGGAAGATCTTGATCGACTTGAAGTACGAGGATGCTTTTAACTCACAAACCAATCAGGTAACCTTTGCCGGGCAACAGTTCGATGTAGATTCCCGCGCAAGTCAGCTTATACTTTCGTTGGGATACCGATTCTAAGTATTCCGAGAACCGAAGATATCGGTGCCGATGCGCACCATAGTGCTTCCTTCTTCGATTGCGATTTGATAATCATTGCTCATGCCCATGGACAATGTATCGCAAGCGGAGAAGGAAGTTTTGATTTGATCAAAAGCGGTTTTCAAGCTTCTAAACTCCCTTCGGACTTGATCCTGATCGGAGGTGAAGGTGGCCATGCCCATCAGGCCTCTGATCCTTAGACTTTCTAGACTGTGGAGCGATTTGGACTCGACCAACTCTACGAGCTCAGAAATCGATAGGCCAAACTTGGTGCTCTCCTCGGCTATGTGGACTTGAAGGAGCACATCTATGACTCGGTCGTTTTGCGTTGCTCTCTTATTGATTTCTTCAGCCAAGCGCAGACTGTCCACACCGTGCACCAAATGCACAAAAGGCGCAATGTACTTGACCTTGTTTCTCTGAAGATGTCCAATGTAGTGCCAGAGAATGTCTTTGGCTAGCGCCGGGCCTTTGACTTGCAATTCCTGAACCTTGTTCTCGCCAAAATCCCGGTGTCCCACGCCATATGCTTCTTCAATGGCTTCATTGGGCTTTGTTTTGCTTACTGCAACCAGGGTGACGTGGCTTGGGAGTCCAGCCTTGATGCGTTCTAAGTTTTCCGTAATGAAGCTCATTCGTTTCTTCCTTCTATAGGATAAACCGTCAGACCACTGCGAAGTTTAGGCTCAATGTAGGTGCTTTTTGGAGGCATCGTTTTACCCGCGTCAGAGATCCGCTTCAGTTGCTCCATGGAGACTGGATGCAGAGCAAAAGCTACAGCGAATCCACCGGAGTCGACACTGGCCTCCAAGCCAATGACTCCTTTTCGTCCGTCGAGGAAGGAAACGCGCTCATCGCTCCGTAGATCCTCTATACCTAAGAGAGGAGTCAATACCTTTTCGGTAAGGATTTGCGCATCCAAATCAGCTACAGGATCAGAGGGGTCCACCGCTTGTCCATCGTAGATGAGGCTGTACCATTCCCCGTCCAAATACATGGAGAAATCGTGCTTGGATCGCGGTAAGGGGTCCGTTCCTTGAGGAATTCTAGAGACCTGAAAATGCTCTTCAACGGCTTTGCGAAAACGCTCTGCTGTATGCCCGTTGAGGTCCCGAACCAAACGGTTGAAGTCCCAAATGTGCAATTGACTTTCCGGCATTAAAAGAGCCATGAAGTAACGACATGTACCGTTCTCACGGGCTTCTGAGCTGTTGCTGCAGATTTCTTCGGAAAGGAGTGCAGATGACGCACAGCGGTGATGGCCATCGGCGATGTACATCGCTGGAATACGCTGGAAGTAGCTTTCAATGGAGTGATGGTCTTCCTCTTCGTCAATAGTCCACAATCTATGAAGATGACCGTCCGTGGTATAGAACTCGTATTCAGGACGTTCCATGCGGTGACGAGCCACAATAACATCAAGTCCAGGGACATCTGGGTAGGACAGCAATACAGGCTCTGCATTGAAGTCGGTCACCTTAAGGTACTCTTTAAACATGGCTTCACGGGCACTTAAGGTGTCTTCGTGTTTGCGAATCGTGCCTTCAGCATAATCGTCAACAGCTGCTCCGCCGATAATGCCCATAAAGCTTCTACCGCGGACAACTTGTTCGTAAAGGTAGTAGGCGGGTTTCTCGTCCTGAACAAAATAACCTTCGTCCATGAATCGATGGAATTCCGATCGAACCGCTTCAAACTTTTCCGGACCGTACAGCTTTTCGCCTTCCCAATCTGGATTGATGACGCGAAGAAAGGTATAGGGGTTGTTTTCGAGCTTGTCCTTCAAGGCAGGCTCGGAATACGTCATGTAACTGCGCGTCGCAACCAGGTGCACCAAGTCGCGTGGCGGTCGTATGGCCCGAAAGGGGATAATCTTCGCCAAGGCGTTTCTTTTTGTGTGTGAACCGTAAAGGTAGTAAGCTTAGGCGAAGTGCTCGATGAGGTAACCGGCCATTTCGCTTCCGATTCGATCTTGAGCTTCTTCTGTAGCCGCACCAATGTGAGGGCTTAGGCTCAATTTTGGGTGCATCAAGACTTGAACCGGAGGTGTGGGCTCGTTCTCAAATACATCGAGTGCAGCAAAGCTCAAGTGCTCATCATCGAGGGCTTTCAGTAAAGCCGCTTCGTCAATTACTCCACCTCGTGCAGCATTGACAACGGCGGCACCAGCCTTCATTTTGCCGAATTCTTCTGCGCCCAAGACGTACTTTCCATCTGCTTGAGCAGGCATGTGAAGGGTGATGAAGTCAGACTGTGCTACGACGTCTTCCTTACTCATGCTCTCAAAAGCAAAAGACAGGCTCTGACCGTCGTAAAAGGACAAGTCGAGACTCACATTCTCTAGGAAAGGGTCGTGATATACAACCTTCATTCCAGCACCGAGTGCAATCCTGGCCGTAGCTTGGCCAATTCGACCAAATCCAAGTACACCTAAGGTTTTTCCGCGTAATTCGCGTCCGCTGGCGTAGGCTTTCTTGAGTCCTTTGAAGTTGGTTTCTCCTTCAAGAGGCATTTCACGATTCGCACTGTACAAGAAACGCACACCTCCGTACAGGTGGGCAAAGACTAACTCGGCTACGGACTCTGAAGAAGCGGCAGGAGTGTTTTGAACGCGAATGCCCTTTGAACGACCGTATTCTACGTCAATATTGTCCATTCCAACACCTCCACGTCCAACGAATTTGAGCCCTGGGCAAGCATCCATGAGGTCTTTACGCACCTTCGTTGCTGAACGAACGAGTAGGGCGGCCACATCATTTTCGTTGATAAAGTTTGCCAACTGTTCTTGAGCAACTTTATTGAGGAGTACCTCGTGTCCGGCTTCTTCGAGCATGGTTACGCCCACGGCAGCCATGCCGTCATTTGCCAATATTTTCATCTTAACCGAATTGCTGTTCAAAGTTCTTCATGACATCTACGAGTACCTGCACGCTTTCCAGAGGAAGGGCGTTGTACATAGACGCTCGATATCCGCCCACGGAGCGGTGACCCTTAAGGCCGTTGATGTCGGCACCTTGCCACATCTCATCAAATTTGGGTGCCAGATCTTCATTCTCTAACAAGAAACAAGCGTTCATGTTGGAGCGACTCGCTACCTCTGCAGTTCCCTTAAACATCGGGTTGCGATCGATTTCACCGTAAAGAAGATCAGCTTTAGCTTGGTTGAGCGCTTCAGCACCGGCAATACCGCCGTTCGCTTTAAGATGGCGCAAGGTCAACATGGACGCGTAAATAGGGAATACCGGAGGCGTATTGAACATACTGTCTTTGCTCAAGTGAACATCGTAGTCCAACATCGATGGAATGGTTCTTCCTGTCTTTCCCAAGATTTCTTTTTTCACGAGCACGAGTGTAGCTCCGGCAGGTCCCATATTCTTCTGGGCTCCGGCGTAAATCAAATCGAACTTGGTGAAGTCCATTACTCGACTGAAGATGTCCGAAGACATGTCGCATACCATGGGTACATGCGTCTCTGGGAACTGTTTTATGGACGTCCCGAAAATCGTATTGTTCGAGGTGCAGTGGAAGTAGTCTGCGTCTTCTGGGATGTTGTATTGGGATGGAATGTAGTTGTAGTTGGCGTCTTTTGAGCTGGCCACGACATCTACTTCACCAAAGAGCTTGGCTTCCTTGATGGCTTTATTGGACCATGTCCCCGTATCGAGGTATGCCGCCTTTCCGTTTTCCGCCTTCATGAGGTTGTTCACCACCATCAAAAACTGCATGCTGGCACCGCCCCCTAAAAAGAGCGCTTCATAATCATCCCCGAGTCCGAGAAGTTCTTTGGACAAAGAGCGCGCCTCTTCCATGATGGCGACAAATTCTTTAGATCGGTGAGAGATTTCGAGGAGGGAGAGGCCCATGCCGTCGAGGTCGAGAATTGCCTGTGCAGATTGCTCGAAAACGCTTTGTTGGAGGATACACGGTCCGGCGCTGTAGTTGTGCTTTTTCATCATGCAGAGTTTAACGCCCCAAAAATAAGCATTATAGGGAGCTCTCCATATGATGATAAAGTTACTTTTTACAGGTTGTGAACAGGTCTATCGATTGTTGACTTCGACGTCTTCAACCAGCCAAAATTCACCATCTCGGAACTCGATCGCGTCATAGCTAAAATCTGGGATGTAGAAGGCGTACATCCCAGGTTGGGCACCTTCTTTAGGAACCAAATGGTCAAAGACGTACATCCCTAACTTTCGATTCCACCGGAAACTCACGCCCGCATCTTCACCATACTCTAAGATGAATCGCGTTCTCGGGTTGCTGTCCACGTGGATGATGGGTTTTCCGAATCGCGGCCGATCCGCAATATCGAAGGTCAGAATTTCGAAAATCTTCATGTTGGAGAAGGGATCCTTTCCATTCCACCCCAGCAAGGTGTACAGGACTTCGCCTTTGTACCGCTCCTTGCGAATTTCGTAGTACAGGCAGCCAAACCAATTGTCCGCATCTCCAAGGGCAAAATCTCGATTTTCCATGCCCTGATGGTTGTCGAAAAGCTCGACGACGCGGAATTCCTCTTCACCGGGGATTTGAATAAAGCCATAGAACTCATGAAGCCCGTTCTCCAAAGGAAGCATCCAGGTGTAGATGCGGAACTTTTCATCCGGAGCCATGAGTTTGGAAACCGTGGTCAATCGATCGAAGCGGTAGCGGAAACTCTCCTTTTGCTTCAACATTTCGCGAAAGCCTGCACGCATCACTTCGTTGTGGTAGCGCTTGAGGGAATCGGACCGGCCGTTCAATACGACTTGGCCCATCATGCCGAGCTCATCTTCCCATAGATCCATGGTGGTCTTTTCGATACCGTAGGTGCGGACCGTGTCTTCGGACTGAGCTATCGCGCCGTAGGCGCAGAGGAGGAGAAGAAAGGCGAGGAGCTTGTTCATGTGTTTATAACGCTGTTCTCGTCACGATGATACAAAAAAGCCGCTCCTTTTCAGCAGCGGCTCTTCCGAATAATATCGTCTGATTAGAGGTGGAGAAAGTCCTTTTTCTCCAAAAGCTCCGATTCGCTTTCTACGTGTGCTTCATCCGGTACGCAGCAATCTACTGGGCAAACGGCCGCGCACTGTGGCTCTTCGTGGAAGCCTTGGCACTCGGTGCATTTATCGGTTACGATGTAGTACACGTCATAATCCACAGGCTCTTGCGCATCATCCGCATCCGCTGAAATTCCGGTCTTAGAAGTCACTTGACCACTCAAGCTCGTACCATCGCTAAAGCGCCATTCCTCGCCGCCTTCATAAATCGCGTTGTTTGGGCATTCGGGTTCGCAAGCTCCGCAGTTGATGCATTCGTCTGTGATCTTAATGGCCATAGGGCAAGTCTTTTTGGGGTTACAATCGTACCTTTGAACGGCAAATATAACAACAAATCACTGTCAATGTTTCCCTTAGAGGACCGCAAAAACGCCTTGATTTCACTTGGCCGCTTTCTCGCCCAATTTGGCCCTGAGGGCCAGCGCGATGAGCATCCGCTGAACCACGATTACTACGACGCCTTTGCGACGCTTCTCGATCACCAATTCACCAAGAATGCTTGGTTCACTCCGGAAAACGTCCGCTTCGCGGTCGGTGCTTGGGGAATGGCCCTACGGGCCGATGCGGTGAACGAGTGGTTCCAGCGCGAGCAGCCGTCCGAGGACCTCTCTGATCGCAAGGTCGGCGTAATTATGGCCGGAAATATTCCGCTGGTCGGAATGCACGATTTGCTGAGTGTAGTGGCCTCTGGACATCAGCTCGTCGCCAAATTGAGCAGTGATGACGCCCATTTGATTCCGGTCATCGGTCGGCTTTTGGAAGAGACCGCTCCTGCACTTAAGGGGCGTTTGGCCTTTACTGAAGAAACGCTAGGAGACGTCGATGCCGTCATTGCCACGGGATCGGGGAACACGGCTAGATACTTTGAGTATTACTTCCGCGACAAGCCGGCTCTGATTCGCCGCAACCGAAGTTCTGTAGCCATTTTGGATGGCTCTGAAACACCTGAGGAGCTCGACGGTTTGGCGGATGACGTCTTCCGTTACTTCGGGATGGGATGTCGAAGCGTTTCTAAGGTATACGTGCCCGAAGGCTACGATCTCGATCAACTCTTTGGGGCATTTTACCGCTTCAAGGACATCATCGATAACAACAAATACGCCAACAACTACGACTACCACAAGGCCATCTTCTTGATGAATCGGGACGATATCACCGAAAATGGATTCGTCTTGCTCAAGCAGTCCGAAAAGTTGGCCGCCCCAGTCAGTACCGTGTTTTATGAGGAGTATTCAGACCTTGATGCGGTTCGCAATCAACTGTCTTTAGCGAAGGATGAGCTCCAGTGTATCGTGAGCAAAGATCATGAATGGCCCCTGCACGTAGCTCCAGGTCAAACCCAGCGCCCCGAGCTTTGGGAATACGCGGATGGGGTGAATGTTATGAAATTCTTGAAGGCGGTTTAATGACTTTACTAGCCGGGGAGCTACTCTTTTACAAAGCGGTTAAGGCTATTTCGGACCTCTAAAAAATATAGGCCCGATTTCAATTCCGACACATCTACGCACTCACATTCTGCGTCGTATGGAACAAGTGCAATGAACCGCCCTTCAGGGCCATACACCCTTAACTTCTCATTGTGGAGAGGAGCACGACCACCTATGAATACGGTATTCTCACAGGGGTTTGGATAAAGGATCGAAGGCCTTCTCGGTTCGTTTAATCCCGCAGTGGCAGCGCATTGATCGATTTGCCCAAACTGCTCGATGGCGTTAAAGACATCTTGCTCCACAGTATAGAAGACAGACTGATTGTTACTCTGATAACCCATACCTACACCATTCGTTACGAATACGAAGCCTACTTTTCGAATGGTATCGAAATAGGCATCACTAACTAAGCCGTATGCCTCACCCGTATGACCAAACATTTGCTGGCTTCCAGAAAGGGCAACATCGTTTCCTGGATAAGAAGTAATCCGGTGCATGCCCAGTCCCCAACTTCGAAAGAGTCCGAAGTATGGATTGCCGTTGACCCCGTTGTAAGACCATTGATTGGAGCTCATCTGAAGGCACGCTGCCGGTGAAAGGAGGGTTGCACCATTCCACGTTCCTTGATTCATGAGGCAAAGGAATAAAACGCTTAAGTCCTCCGCTGAACATCTGAACCCTCCTTGCGGTGCGAATCGTCCTCCGTTAGTCCCGGGCAAATACCCTATTGTGTTTCCTGGAGGTAGTGGAGTGCCTTGATAGTCATCTACTTGTGCCGTCCAAACGCCCCCTGGCTTACGGTAGAGGACAGCTAGCTCATTTAAGTCTTGAAGATCTGAAACGTTGAATGATGCATCTAAGCCCAATGGCTGGGAAATGTTTTGTTTGCAATAGACGTCAAACCGGAGTTGTGATACCGCTTCGACAATGGTTCCAAGAATGACGTAGTTGATGTTGGCGTAGTTAAAGTACTGGCCGGGTATTGTTTGGTTGAATTGGGTGGCATCGTAATAAGCCCCTGCGGGTTGAAGTAGTGCGTTCAGGTTTGGGATTGGGGTGCTGTTGTAGGTTGCGCTTAAAAAACTGGAATAGGTAGGCCCATCAATAATTGACGAGGTATGAGATAATAGCATACGCACCGTAATGGAATCACTCGTATAATGAGGATTCGATACAGCATATCCGAGATAAGTATTGATGTTTTCGTCTAGATCAATCAAGCCTTGATCGACCAATTGCATAACGGCAATTGCCGTAACGGTCTTGGATATACTCGCTACTCGGTATTTCGTGTCAGAAGTAACCGCGATGCCTCTCCCGTAGTCAGCTGTGCCGAATTCGTGGCTTGCAATGACCCCGTTTTCACAGAAAAGGACAAGGGAGCCGCCCATCATATCGTTTTGTACACCGATATGGCTAAAGGCCGAGTCGAGACTCTGAGCAGTTAGGTTATAGCCGACGAGTAGGCATATACTCAGACAAATTCTACTCCAACCGTTCATATGCGCCGAGATCCGGACCGATGTCATTTAGTCTTGGGTTTCCAAGCAGGTCAAAGGGAATCTGCTGGCTCAGCGAGAGCTTGGCGATGTTCTGGGCGCCGCTCAAAGTATCGAGCTGATTATCCCCGTTAAAGGGATCCACAAACTTAGGGTCCACATTCCAAGAGATTTGATCGAACTGTGTGGGGTCGCTGAAATCGATCCACGGTTGGTTGGCGTAATCGTTTTGGTTTAAACGAATGATGCTGTGCTCAAAGAAGTACTCAAATTGACGATCATCATCTCGATCGAAGCCTAACTCATTCGTATTATTTCCGTAGATAATGCAGTTCCCGAAATAAGCCTCTTCCAAATCTCTGGGGATGATGTTCCCGTTGATGTCCTCGTACCAGTTATTCAAAAGAACCGCAGGGGTACCACGCGAACCACCCACCCAGTAGGCGCTCATAGTACAGTGCTCAAAGCGATATCTTCCTCCAATCTGGCACACCACATTGTGGATTCCGCAATTGCTGATCTCCACATTTTGCGCCAATAGGTCTGTTCCTTGACCCAGGATTCCCACGGAGGCCATGTTTCTAATAATGGAGTTTCGAATGGTTAGATTTCGCTGACCAACGCCCGGCACGGTGTCTACGCGAAGTCCGACCGTTCCGTTTTTAATGGTGGCGTATTCAATTTCATTGTCTCTAGATCCGGCACTCAACCAAATAAAACCCCATTGCCCCGGTTCTTCTTCGAATTCAGGCTCAAGGCGATCTCCTTGAATGAGGACGTGATTAGCCTCTTGCCCCTGAATCTTCAAGGTGCCCCCATTGAAGACCCATAGAACGGCTTGGTCGTGCAGATGGACGTTCGCTCCAGCCGTGATGTCCAATTGGCAATCCGTATCCACCACAGCAAAGCCATAGATAACGTGGGGTTTATCATTGAGCCACACATCATTGCAATCAATAATGGAGTAGCGGAGGATCACGTTGCCTTCACTGTCGGTCAGATCGGTGTCGGGGTAGTGGAAGTAGGCGTCTTGCCCCCAAGCTTCCATAATGACGCGCTGTTGGTTGCCATTGGTGTTGCAGATGACGCTGTCTTCTAGAATGAGTGGATTGTTGTCGTTATTCGGGTCAATAGTGACTTCTGCAAACACGTATATACTGTCTCCACCGTCGAGTACAATATTGTTTAGCTCGTTGGAAGGTGTTCCGTTGATGTTCAATCGAAACTTACTGTTGTCACCGCCGGCTAAGGCAATACGGTCAATTTCAACGGCTTGATCGTTCCGGTTGTAGATTTTGAAACTGCGCGTCGCGGAACCAATAGTGGTGAAGACGGTATCAAATATGACCGTATCTTTGCTGAAGCTCAGTTTAGCTGCAGGATCAGTAGTGATTTGCTGCTCTTTTCGACAAGCCGCGAAGAGAAGGACAACACCGAGCAAAATGAATGTTCCGATACGCATGGGTGCAAAAGTATACAATCATGTACGAAGGATTAACGAATTTATTTTCTCAAAGGGTTGGTGAATTTGGTATAACTCCGTATTTTTGCGCTCCCAATTAAAGGTAGAAGACATGAAAGAAGGAATTCACCCAGAAGGTTATCGTTTAGTCGCTATGCGCGATGTAAGTGATGGGTATACCATTATCACCAAGTCTTGTGCAGAATCTAAAGAGACTGTAGAAGTGGATGGTGTTGAGTATCCTTTGGTAAAATTGGAGATCTCTAGCTCATCTCACCCATTCTACACCGGTAAGATGAAGCTTGTAGATACCGCTGGTCGTATTGACAAGTTCAAGAATAAATACGCCAAGTTCTCGAAGAAATAAGACGCTTTACAGCGATCGAAATAAAGGTAGACCCCGCCCTAGGCGGGGTTTTTTATTTCCCTATTTTTGGGTAAAACCTAGGCACATGAACATCCTGCTTTTCGACGGACCGGAACGCGATGACTTACTCCCATTGACCTTTACACGCCCTGTCGCTGATTTACGCTGCGGAATTTTAACCCTGCGGGAGAAGTGGGAAAAGCGCAGCGGGCTGACCACAACGACCTTGACCGAGGAGTACTTAAGTGCCAAATGGCCGGCTGTTGAGGCCGAGGATAATATCTTGGTCAACGGCGCTGCCTGTGTTAATGATGAGCTTTATGAAGCGGTGACTCATCTGGCCGTAGGCCAAGTGCTTCACGCTAAAGGGGATGAAGAAGAGCCTGGGCCAGTTTTGGCCGTTCGAGCCAGTATCGATGCTTTGGAAGAGGGTGCTTTAGAGGAAATGGAGTCCGTTGAATTTGAAGGTGAATACGTTCATATCCAATTTCCTTGGGATTTGTTTCGAAACAACGGCGAGGAATTGGAGCGCGATTTTGAGCTCCTGACCAATGGAAGAGAGAGTGCGCCCATTTCAACGTCCAACACCCTGATCGGAGACCGTGTGTTCTTGGAAGAAGGAGCTTCAGTAGAAGCTTCTATTTTAAACAGTACAGCCGGACCCATTTATGTAGGTACAGACGCCACCATTATGGAAGGCTGCATTGTTCGTGGAGGCTTGGCGCTTTGCGATCATGCCACTTTAAAAATGGGAGCTAAAATTTACGGGCCTTCCACCTTTGGTCCGCATTGCAAAGTCGGTGGAGAGGTTAACAATTCCATTATGATTGGCTACAGCAACAAGGGGCACGACGGCTTCTTGGGGAATAGTGTCATTGGTGAGTGGTGTAACCTCGGTGCGGATACCAACAACTCAAACCTCAAGAATAACTACGCTGAGGTGAAGGTCTGGAACTATCCCGCCGGGCGTTTTATTCCGACCGGTTTGCAGTTTTGTGGTCTCATAATGGGGGATCATAGCAAAAGCGGAATCAATACCATGTTCAATACGGGAACCGTTGTCGGTGTATCCTCGAACATATTCGGAGGTGGTTTCCCTCGGACCTTTATCCCGAGCTTTAGCTGGGGAGGATCGGGTGGAATGACTCAATTCAAGCTTGCAAAAGCGGAAGAAGTGGCCACCAAGATGATGGAGCGAAGAGGTCTGTCGTACGATGAAGTGGAGCAAGGCATTATGCAGGAAGTGTACAAAATGACTTTTCCAAAGGAGGAATAACCTGACCTTCTGTCATTGGCACAGCGATTGCAAAAGAGGTGTTCATCGGCCCGCAGGGCCAAAATCAGTCTTTTGAATACCCAGAACTGACAATATTACCATATATGGATCTTTCCGATTATGACTTTCAACGCGTGTCTTCCGGTGGCTTTGCCGACGAAGACAGCGAATTTATACCCTTGATGACCTCGGAGGACGAGGAGCAAATGAATGCCGAAGAAGTTCCGCAGGATTTGCCCATTCTTCCGCTGCGCAATACCGTACTCTTTCCAGGTGTCGTGATTCCCATTACGGTGGGGCGTGACAAGAGTATCAAGCTCATTAAAGATGCCTACAAGGGCGACAAGACCATCGGCGTGGTGGCGCAAATCGACAAAACGGTAGAGGAGCCTGGTGCCGAGGATTTGTACCGTGTAGGAACCATGGCACGGATCATCCGCATGTTCCGAATGCCTGATGGAAATACGACCGTGATCATTCAAGGTAAGAAGCGCTTCCACTTGGAAGAATTGACAGAGACCGATCCGTACTTCCGTGCAATGATCAAGTCCATGGAGGAGGCCAAGCCTGCTGCTGGCGATGAGGAATTTGAAGCCCTCGTAGGAACCATCAAAGATCTGGCCCTACAGATCATCAAGGATTCCCCGAACATTCCGACCGAAGCGACTTTTGCGATCAACAACATCGAAAGCCCGAGCTTCTTGGTGAATTTCATTTCTTCCAACATGAATTTGGAAGTGGAGGAGAAGCAGAAGATGCTCGAGATGGCGGACCTTAAGGTCCGAGCCAGCCAGACCTTGAAGCACCTGACGGCTGAACTTCAGCTCTTGGAGATGAAGAACGAGATTCAGAGCAAGGTCAAAACCGACATCGACAAACAGCAGCGTGAGTATTTCCTGCACCAGCAGATGAAGACCATCCAAGAGGAATTGGGTGATAAGACTTTCGAAGCCGAATTCCAGGAGATGGAGGAGAAGGCGGCCAAAAAGAAATGGCCCGAAAAGGTAGGGGAAACCTTCACCAAGGAGCTGAATAAGCTTCGCCGCATGAATGCGCAAGCTCCTGATTTTACCGTACAGCGCAACTACCTAGAGTTGTTGCTGGACCTTCCCTGGAACGAATACACACAGGACAATTTCGACCTGAAACACGCCGAAAAAGT from Cryomorphaceae bacterium carries:
- a CDS encoding serine hydrolase, translated to MTSVRISAHMNGWSRICLSICLLVGYNLTAQSLDSAFSHIGVQNDMMGGSLVLFCENGVIASHEFGTADYGRGIAVTSDTKYRVASISKTVTAIAVMQLVDQGLIDLDENINTYLGYAVSNPHYTSDSITVRMLLSHTSSIIDGPTYSSFLSATYNSTPIPNLNALLQPAGAYYDATQFNQTIPGQYFNYANINYVILGTIVEAVSQLRFDVYCKQNISQPLGLDASFNVSDLQDLNELAVLYRKPGGVWTAQVDDYQGTPLPPGNTIGYLPGTNGGRFAPQGGFRCSAEDLSVLFLCLMNQGTWNGATLLSPAACLQMSSNQWSYNGVNGNPYFGLFRSWGLGMHRITSYPGNDVALSGSQQMFGHTGEAYGLVSDAYFDTIRKVGFVFVTNGVGMGYQSNNQSVFYTVEQDVFNAIEQFGQIDQCAATAGLNEPRRPSILYPNPCENTVFIGGRAPLHNEKLRVYGPEGRFIALVPYDAECECVDVSELKSGLYFLEVRNSLNRFVKE
- a CDS encoding GlmU family protein yields the protein MNILLFDGPERDDLLPLTFTRPVADLRCGILTLREKWEKRSGLTTTTLTEEYLSAKWPAVEAEDNILVNGAACVNDELYEAVTHLAVGQVLHAKGDEEEPGPVLAVRASIDALEEGALEEMESVEFEGEYVHIQFPWDLFRNNGEELERDFELLTNGRESAPISTSNTLIGDRVFLEEGASVEASILNSTAGPIYVGTDATIMEGCIVRGGLALCDHATLKMGAKIYGPSTFGPHCKVGGEVNNSIMIGYSNKGHDGFLGNSVIGEWCNLGADTNNSNLKNNYAEVKVWNYPAGRFIPTGLQFCGLIMGDHSKSGINTMFNTGTVVGVSSNIFGGGFPRTFIPSFSWGGSGGMTQFKLAKAEEVATKMMERRGLSYDEVEQGIMQEVYKMTFPKEE
- a CDS encoding type B 50S ribosomal protein L31 codes for the protein MKEGIHPEGYRLVAMRDVSDGYTIITKSCAESKETVEVDGVEYPLVKLEISSSSHPFYTGKMKLVDTAGRIDKFKNKYAKFSKK
- a CDS encoding 4Fe-4S dicluster domain-containing protein, with protein sequence MAIKITDECINCGACEPECPNNAIYEGGEEWRFSDGTSLSGQVTSKTGISADADDAQEPVDYDVYYIVTDKCTECQGFHEEPQCAAVCPVDCCVPDEAHVESESELLEKKDFLHL
- a CDS encoding acyl-CoA reductase, which codes for MFPLEDRKNALISLGRFLAQFGPEGQRDEHPLNHDYYDAFATLLDHQFTKNAWFTPENVRFAVGAWGMALRADAVNEWFQREQPSEDLSDRKVGVIMAGNIPLVGMHDLLSVVASGHQLVAKLSSDDAHLIPVIGRLLEETAPALKGRLAFTEETLGDVDAVIATGSGNTARYFEYYFRDKPALIRRNRSSVAILDGSETPEELDGLADDVFRYFGMGCRSVSKVYVPEGYDLDQLFGAFYRFKDIIDNNKYANNYDYHKAIFLMNRDDITENGFVLLKQSEKLAAPVSTVFYEEYSDLDAVRNQLSLAKDELQCIVSKDHEWPLHVAPGQTQRPELWEYADGVNVMKFLKAV